One part of the Mariniflexile litorale genome encodes these proteins:
- a CDS encoding J domain-containing protein translates to MAFIDYYKILGISKSATESDIKKAYRKLARKYHPDLNPNDKIAEQKFKEINEANEVLSHAENRKKYDEYGEHWQHAEDYEKAKQQQTQYSQQQTSQGDFRGYNESDFSDFFSSMFGGGDANGQRREAKFRGQDFNAKLQLNLNDVYQSHKQTLTVNNKKIRITIPAGVENGQIIKIKGHGGKGVNGGPNGDLYIEFSIVNTSQFKRDGDNLYVSVDLDLYISLLGGEITVDTFDGKVKLTVKPETQNGTKIKLKGKGFPKYKKEGQFGDLYVTYNIKTPLNLSVKEKELFTELSKLR, encoded by the coding sequence ATGGCATTTATAGATTATTATAAAATACTGGGCATTTCAAAAAGTGCCACAGAAAGCGATATCAAAAAAGCCTATCGGAAACTAGCACGTAAATACCATCCAGATCTTAATCCAAACGATAAGATTGCTGAACAAAAGTTTAAGGAAATTAACGAAGCTAACGAAGTGTTAAGCCATGCAGAAAATCGTAAGAAATACGATGAATATGGAGAGCATTGGCAACATGCTGAAGATTACGAAAAAGCAAAACAACAACAAACACAATATTCTCAACAACAAACTTCTCAAGGTGATTTTAGAGGTTATAATGAGAGTGATTTTTCAGATTTTTTCAGTTCTATGTTTGGGGGGGGCGATGCAAATGGTCAACGTAGGGAAGCGAAGTTTAGAGGACAAGATTTTAATGCAAAACTGCAGCTAAATCTAAACGATGTGTATCAATCACATAAACAAACATTAACAGTTAATAATAAAAAGATACGAATTACCATTCCTGCGGGAGTTGAAAATGGTCAAATTATAAAAATAAAAGGTCATGGAGGAAAAGGTGTTAATGGAGGTCCTAATGGAGACTTGTATATTGAGTTTTCAATAGTTAATACATCGCAATTTAAAAGAGATGGTGATAATTTATATGTTTCTGTCGATTTAGATCTATATATATCACTTTTAGGAGGAGAAATAACTGTGGATACATTTGATGGAAAAGTAAAACTTACTGTAAAACCAGAAACTCAAAACGGAACAAAAATAAAACTCAAAGGTAAAGGGTTTCCAAAGTATAAAAAAGAAGGACAATTTGGTGATTTATATGTTACCTACAATATAAAAACACCATTAAACCTTTCAGTTAAAGAAAAAGAACTCTTTACAGAACTTTCAAAATTGCGATAA
- the trxA gene encoding thioredoxin: protein MKSSFNDIINSETPVLVDFFADWCGPCKSLAPILKEVKEELGDTIKIVKINVDKNELLAAKYQVRGVPTMLLFKNGKQVWRQSGVLQKSEIVKVVISN, encoded by the coding sequence ATGAAAAGTAGTTTTAATGATATTATAAATTCTGAAACACCAGTTTTGGTAGATTTTTTTGCAGATTGGTGTGGGCCTTGTAAATCACTAGCGCCAATATTGAAGGAAGTAAAAGAAGAACTTGGAGATACTATAAAAATTGTAAAAATTAATGTTGATAAAAATGAATTATTGGCAGCAAAGTATCAAGTACGTGGTGTACCAACGATGCTATTATTTAAAAATGGAAAACAAGTTTGGAGACAATCTGGAGTACTTCAAAAAAGTGAGATTGTAAAAGTTGTCATCTCAAATTAA
- a CDS encoding response regulator: MKKVLLIEDDTILRENTAELLELSDYVILTAANGEIGLKIAREERPDIIISDIMMPVLDGYGVLEGLSKHSETKFIPFIFLSAKTEKQDIRKGMNLGADDYITKPFTEDEIVSAIESRIAKAAILKDERESSQKKLITTEDELRSLNDLKNFFDDNGSIFKYKKNDIIYKEGYNSNFIYLINKGVVRCYKLDEKGKELTTALHKEDDLFGYTSFNQNIPYKETASAMKDVEMMGVSKTELKNILAKNHKVTLEVIQLLTDDLTDVKDQLLEMAYSSVQKKTAATILRFAEKINSKPQDPIKISRNDLASVAGIATETFIRTMSDFKKQGLIEMEGRNIKIIDLQKLQDIY, from the coding sequence ATGAAAAAAGTATTATTAATAGAAGACGATACCATTTTAAGAGAAAATACAGCTGAACTTTTGGAACTATCAGATTATGTGATTCTTACAGCTGCTAATGGGGAAATAGGTCTAAAAATAGCAAGAGAAGAAAGACCTGATATTATTATATCTGATATTATGATGCCTGTACTTGATGGCTACGGTGTTTTGGAAGGCTTATCTAAACATAGTGAAACAAAATTTATCCCTTTTATCTTTTTGTCGGCAAAAACAGAAAAACAAGACATAAGAAAAGGAATGAATTTAGGAGCAGATGATTATATTACAAAACCCTTTACCGAAGATGAAATTGTAAGTGCTATTGAGAGTCGGATTGCGAAAGCTGCTATATTAAAAGATGAACGGGAGTCGTCTCAAAAAAAATTAATCACTACTGAAGATGAACTTAGATCATTAAATGACTTAAAGAACTTTTTTGATGACAATGGCAGCATTTTTAAGTATAAAAAAAATGATATTATTTATAAAGAGGGTTATAATTCAAACTTCATTTATTTAATAAACAAAGGTGTTGTGAGATGTTATAAACTTGATGAAAAAGGGAAAGAACTCACCACGGCACTTCACAAGGAAGATGACCTCTTTGGATACACTTCATTTAACCAAAATATTCCATACAAAGAAACTGCTTCTGCCATGAAAGATGTTGAAATGATGGGCGTCTCTAAAACAGAACTTAAAAATATATTAGCTAAAAATCATAAGGTGACCTTAGAAGTTATTCAATTACTTACTGATGATCTTACTGATGTGAAAGACCAACTATTGGAAATGGCATATAGTTCTGTACAGAAAAAAACAGCCGCTACCATTTTAAGATTTGCTGAAAAGATCAATTCAAAACCTCAAGACCCTATTAAAATCTCTCGAAATGATTTAGCTAGTGTTGCCGGTATAGCAACTGAAACATTTATAAGAACAATGTCTGATTTTAAAAAACAAGGACTTATAGAAATGGAAGGTAGAAATATAAAAATTATTGACCTTCAGAAATTACAGGACATATACTAA
- a CDS encoding WG repeat-containing protein, protein MKKVKFILLIILIIPILGLAQSLENLDYISPFHNGYAAIKKDNQWAFINTEGAIAIDFRNDLVARTVGDVNYPMFSDDRCLIEELKEGISYFGYIDTFGKTVIKPQFLNATNFSEGSSIALKLVKEIVGENEALVKNIVYYRYFEVTIDIEGNVINYLTPKGKNVVLDKEFLTYPPEIMSKQISKNVFAIKGKGNRWTIINNK, encoded by the coding sequence ATGAAAAAAGTAAAATTCATTTTGTTGATTATACTCATAATCCCAATCCTAGGACTCGCACAATCTCTTGAAAATCTTGATTATATTTCGCCATTCCATAATGGTTATGCAGCAATCAAAAAAGATAACCAATGGGCTTTTATTAATACCGAAGGTGCTATTGCTATAGATTTTAGAAATGATTTAGTAGCAAGAACTGTTGGTGATGTAAATTATCCAATGTTTAGTGATGATCGCTGTTTGATTGAAGAACTAAAAGAAGGTATATCCTATTTTGGCTATATAGATACTTTTGGAAAAACGGTTATTAAACCTCAATTTTTAAACGCTACTAATTTTAGTGAAGGCAGCTCCATAGCGTTAAAATTGGTTAAAGAAATTGTAGGTGAAAATGAAGCTTTGGTTAAAAATATAGTTTACTACAGATATTTTGAAGTCACCATAGACATTGAAGGTAATGTTATAAATTACCTAACCCCGAAAGGTAAAAATGTGGTTTTAGATAAAGAGTTTTTAACTTATCCACCAGAAATCATGTCTAAACAAATTTCAAAAAATGTATTTGCCATCAAGGGTAAAGGGAATAGATGGACTATTATAAATAATAAATGA
- a CDS encoding mechanosensitive ion channel family protein — MTNIEYLKEWIGANPLVWSMIKFLIILIIVLTGIQLVRRYLKRKISNAIIRYKAQKGIEILGYVLLVLLTFTYFSGAIKDFTIIIGLFTAGIAFTLQELILSIAGSIYIFLVQVYKPGDRIEINGIKGDVIDVDSIYTTMMEIGQWVSSDNYSGRIVKLSNAFVFKGPIYNYSKDFPFIWDELELPIRYGSDMDLTKSIIIKIASESLSEYTANSKSEWESVVKKYYIEDAQIDPTLSIKLTDNWIQFNLRYIVDFKKRRFTKYLLYDKIRMEIENTNGKINLASSTIEIIKIPEIKLNLDKNQDL, encoded by the coding sequence ATGACAAATATTGAATATCTAAAAGAATGGATTGGTGCTAATCCGCTTGTTTGGAGTATGATTAAGTTTCTAATAATACTAATCATTGTTTTAACAGGTATTCAATTGGTAAGACGGTATTTAAAAAGAAAGATATCAAACGCAATTATACGTTATAAAGCACAGAAAGGAATCGAGATTTTGGGTTATGTACTTCTAGTTCTCTTAACTTTTACATATTTTTCGGGAGCAATTAAAGATTTTACCATTATTATAGGCTTGTTCACTGCCGGAATTGCTTTCACACTACAAGAACTAATATTAAGTATTGCGGGCTCTATTTATATTTTTTTGGTACAAGTATATAAACCAGGAGATCGCATTGAGATTAACGGAATTAAAGGAGATGTAATAGACGTTGATAGTATTTACACAACCATGATGGAAATTGGACAATGGGTAAGTAGCGATAATTATAGTGGACGTATTGTAAAATTAAGTAATGCCTTTGTTTTTAAAGGACCAATATATAATTACTCTAAAGATTTTCCATTTATATGGGACGAATTGGAATTACCTATTCGCTATGGTTCAGATATGGATCTAACAAAATCTATTATTATTAAAATAGCTTCTGAATCACTTTCTGAGTACACCGCAAATTCAAAATCTGAATGGGAAAGCGTCGTCAAAAAGTATTATATAGAAGATGCTCAAATAGATCCTACATTGTCAATAAAATTAACCGATAATTGGATTCAGTTTAATTTGAGATACATAGTCGATTTTAAGAAACGTCGTTTTACAAAATACTTATTGTATGATAAAATAAGAATGGAAATTGAAAACACTAATGGTAAAATTAACCTAGCGTCCTCTACTATTGAAATTATTAAAATACCAGAAATAAAACTTAATTTAGATAAAAATCAAGACCTCTAA
- a CDS encoding universal stress protein, with product MMNILLPTDFSNNSWNAILYATRFFEKTPCNFYLLNVTRMENLVVGADTYIPTHEIIESIYIKPSKKKLRELLKKISHNINDNEKHKFYTLSDYNFFLESIRKHIDEKNMDMIIMGTKGASGLEEYIVGSNAGDVITKVKCTTLIVPEHAKYSEIKEVAFPTDYNLSYDIKTLQPLTNFLNAFEANLRIIHIDKKNTSLNTEQLSNKDLLNDYFEDFKPSFHLLTNKKVEDAIQCFVESRDIDMITMVAKNLNYFQSILFHSKVEKITYHTHIPFLVLHE from the coding sequence ATGATGAATATTTTATTACCAACAGACTTTTCTAACAACTCATGGAATGCTATATTATATGCAACTCGCTTTTTTGAAAAAACACCATGTAATTTCTATTTATTAAATGTAACTAGAATGGAAAATCTTGTGGTAGGTGCTGATACCTATATTCCAACACACGAGATTATAGAAAGTATTTATATAAAGCCGTCAAAAAAAAAACTTAGAGAACTATTAAAAAAAATTAGTCATAACATTAACGACAATGAAAAACATAAATTCTATACGTTAAGTGATTATAATTTTTTCCTGGAATCTATTAGAAAACATATCGACGAGAAAAATATGGATATGATTATAATGGGTACAAAAGGTGCATCTGGACTTGAAGAATATATTGTTGGCAGTAATGCTGGCGACGTTATTACAAAGGTAAAATGTACAACATTGATTGTGCCTGAACATGCTAAATATTCTGAAATTAAAGAAGTAGCATTTCCAACAGACTACAATTTGTCTTATGATATAAAAACACTTCAACCATTAACTAATTTTTTAAATGCTTTCGAAGCTAATCTAAGAATTATTCATATTGATAAAAAAAACACATCATTAAACACAGAACAACTCTCAAATAAAGATCTATTAAACGATTATTTTGAAGATTTTAAGCCAAGTTTTCATCTTTTAACCAATAAAAAAGTAGAGGATGCCATACAGTGTTTTGTTGAAAGTAGAGATATAGATATGATAACGATGGTCGCCAAAAACCTTAATTATTTTCAAAGTATATTATTTCATTCGAAAGTGGAGAAAATAACGTATCATACGCACATACCCTTTTTAGTGTTACACGAATAA
- a CDS encoding heavy metal translocating P-type ATPase — translation MEYKQKNVHEHIQFFGKKTELYYAILCGVFLLVGFLVEKLTDLPNGFVLSSFLVSYFFGGYFITIEASQKIIKGGFDIDFLMIAAAAGAGYIGSWAEGALLLFLFSLGHALEHYAMERAEKSIEALGNLSPKTALVKTNEKLEEVLIENLKIGDVIVVKPNTKIAADGVIISGSSSINQAPITGESIPVDKTFIKYSGNLPKFNEIDRKHVVFTGTINGDNLLNVIVLKLSEDSTVSRLIKMVSEVEAQKSPTQRLTKKFEKWYVPMVILVVFMLCFVFVIMDESFNTSLYRAITVLVAASPCALAISTPSAVLSGIARAAQKGVLIKGGKALEDLGEITTIAFDKTGTLTEGKPKLTNIIALNNFDDNEFIQLVLEVESLSNHPLAKAIAKDIEKQYGVVVKNKASNVKAIQGKGISAIYNGEEVFIGNIKLMEYAHASVADPIISKMNSLLENGHTVMLVASKKAIIGLISVMDLPRKTAASTLKRLKEIGIKHMIMLTGDHQNVGDAIARQIGLTEAKGNLLPEDKVEAIKALIKRDKKIAMVGDGVNDAPAMALSTVSVAMGAAGSDVALETADVALMSDKIENLPFVIGLSRASKRIIKQNIFISLGVVVLLVPVTILGLTNIGLAVAFHEGSTIVVVLNALRLLKFNID, via the coding sequence ATGGAATACAAACAGAAAAATGTCCACGAGCATATTCAATTCTTTGGAAAGAAAACGGAACTTTATTATGCCATTCTTTGTGGTGTTTTTTTATTAGTTGGTTTTTTAGTGGAAAAATTAACAGACTTACCTAATGGGTTTGTGCTATCAAGTTTTTTGGTATCTTATTTTTTTGGAGGGTATTTCATTACAATTGAAGCCTCTCAAAAAATTATTAAAGGAGGTTTCGATATTGACTTTTTGATGATTGCCGCAGCAGCAGGAGCAGGGTATATTGGAAGTTGGGCTGAAGGTGCCTTACTCTTATTTCTTTTTAGTTTAGGTCATGCTCTTGAACATTATGCAATGGAAAGAGCTGAAAAATCAATCGAAGCTTTAGGTAATTTATCTCCAAAAACAGCACTTGTTAAAACGAATGAAAAATTAGAGGAAGTTCTAATTGAAAATTTAAAAATAGGTGATGTTATTGTAGTAAAGCCAAATACGAAAATTGCCGCCGACGGTGTCATTATTAGTGGGAGTAGTAGTATTAACCAAGCGCCAATAACAGGTGAAAGTATTCCTGTCGATAAAACATTCATAAAATATTCAGGTAATTTACCAAAATTTAATGAAATCGATAGAAAACATGTTGTTTTTACAGGAACCATAAATGGTGATAATTTACTCAATGTAATAGTTCTTAAATTAAGCGAAGATTCAACTGTTTCAAGATTGATCAAAATGGTTAGTGAAGTTGAAGCTCAAAAATCCCCAACACAGCGACTCACCAAAAAATTTGAAAAATGGTATGTGCCAATGGTGATTTTAGTGGTTTTTATGTTGTGTTTTGTATTTGTAATTATGGACGAGAGTTTTAACACTAGCTTATACAGAGCCATAACAGTATTGGTGGCAGCTAGTCCTTGTGCCTTGGCCATTTCAACGCCCAGTGCTGTATTAAGTGGAATTGCTAGAGCAGCACAAAAAGGTGTTTTAATTAAAGGAGGAAAAGCCTTGGAAGATTTAGGTGAAATTACTACGATTGCATTTGACAAGACAGGAACCTTGACGGAAGGAAAACCAAAACTCACCAATATCATTGCTCTAAATAATTTTGATGATAATGAATTTATACAATTAGTACTGGAAGTGGAAAGTTTAAGTAATCATCCACTTGCTAAGGCGATAGCAAAAGATATAGAAAAACAGTATGGAGTTGTAGTAAAAAATAAAGCTTCAAATGTAAAAGCAATTCAAGGAAAAGGAATAAGCGCCATTTATAATGGAGAAGAAGTATTTATTGGTAATATAAAACTAATGGAATATGCTCATGCAAGTGTTGCTGATCCTATAATTTCTAAAATGAATAGTCTTTTAGAAAATGGTCATACCGTCATGTTGGTAGCATCTAAGAAGGCAATTATTGGTTTAATAAGTGTTATGGATCTTCCACGAAAAACAGCTGCAAGTACATTAAAGCGATTGAAAGAAATAGGCATCAAACATATGATTATGCTCACTGGAGATCACCAAAATGTTGGTGATGCCATTGCCCGACAAATAGGACTAACGGAAGCTAAAGGAAATTTATTACCTGAAGATAAAGTAGAAGCTATAAAAGCATTAATTAAAAGGGATAAAAAGATAGCAATGGTAGGCGATGGAGTTAATGATGCACCAGCAATGGCATTAAGTACTGTGAGTGTCGCAATGGGAGCTGCTGGTAGTGATGTTGCCCTAGAAACAGCAGATGTAGCACTCATGTCTGATAAAATTGAGAACTTACCATTTGTAATAGGCTTGAGTAGAGCATCCAAACGGATCATCAAACAAAACATCTTTATAAGTTTAGGTGTTGTTGTTTTGTTAGTTCCAGTAACGATTCTAGGATTAACAAATATAGGTTTGGCGGTTGCTTTTCATGAAGGTTCAACTATTGTAGTTGTATTAAATGCCTTAAGGTTATTGAAATTTAATATAGATTAA
- a CDS encoding DUF302 domain-containing protein encodes MNYYFSKTINGKFETIEIKVKALLKNEGFGVLTEIDMQTTLKEKLNKDFRKYKILGACNPPFAFKALQAEDKIGTMLPCNVILQEHDQNKIEVSAINPMVSMQAVENSALKAVAEEVSSKLENVINKLENEK; translated from the coding sequence ATGAATTATTACTTCAGCAAAACCATAAACGGAAAATTTGAGACTATCGAAATTAAGGTAAAGGCCTTATTAAAAAACGAAGGCTTTGGTGTGCTTACCGAAATTGATATGCAAACGACCTTAAAGGAAAAACTCAATAAAGATTTTAGAAAGTATAAGATTTTAGGAGCTTGCAATCCACCCTTTGCATTTAAAGCTTTACAAGCAGAAGATAAAATTGGTACTATGTTGCCTTGTAATGTTATTTTACAAGAGCATGACCAAAACAAAATAGAAGTGTCTGCTATAAACCCTATGGTGTCTATGCAAGCTGTGGAAAATTCTGCACTTAAAGCCGTAGCAGAAGAGGTAAGCTCTAAACTGGAAAACGTGATAAATAAATTAGAAAATGAAAAGTAG
- the deoD gene encoding purine-nucleoside phosphorylase, whose protein sequence is MSTHIEAKKGEIAETVLLPGDPMRAKWIAETFLETPRCYNDVRGMLGYTGTYNGKRVSVQGTGMGIPSALIYCHELINDYGVKNLIRVGSTGSCHKDIKIRDIVIAMAASSTSGINNSRFINADYSPTANFELFMKAVFYAKENNIPIKAGNVLSTDEFYEDDFNNYKIWADFGVLCVEMETAGVYTIAAKYKVKALSILTVSDSLVTKERTSADDRETSFSTMVEIALNTI, encoded by the coding sequence ATGAGTACACACATAGAAGCTAAAAAAGGAGAGATAGCCGAAACAGTTTTGTTACCAGGAGACCCCATGCGTGCCAAATGGATAGCTGAAACTTTTTTGGAGACCCCAAGATGCTATAATGATGTTAGAGGCATGTTAGGTTACACAGGTACTTACAATGGTAAACGTGTTTCCGTGCAAGGTACAGGTATGGGTATTCCATCTGCACTGATCTATTGTCACGAACTTATTAACGATTATGGGGTAAAGAATTTAATTAGAGTTGGCTCAACAGGTTCGTGTCATAAAGACATTAAGATTAGGGATATTGTAATTGCTATGGCAGCATCTTCAACCTCAGGTATTAATAATTCCCGTTTTATAAATGCCGATTATTCACCAACTGCTAATTTTGAATTGTTTATGAAAGCAGTATTTTATGCCAAAGAAAATAATATTCCAATCAAAGCAGGTAACGTTTTATCTACTGATGAATTTTACGAAGACGATTTTAATAATTATAAAATTTGGGCAGATTTTGGAGTACTGTGTGTAGAAATGGAAACAGCAGGAGTATATACCATTGCTGCAAAGTATAAAGTAAAGGCACTTTCCATTTTAACCGTATCAGATTCTTTGGTAACCAAAGAACGCACTTCAGCTGACGATAGAGAAACTAGCTTTAGCACCATGGTTGAAATTGCTTTAAACACAATATAG
- a CDS encoding chaperone modulator CbpM: MNTTNLISIEQFCTHYNVPVTFITALHEYELVEITIADSENYLQTNQLNDVEKMIRLHYELDINLEGIDAIYNLLKQVENLKSQIRTLKNKLNSYEDL, encoded by the coding sequence ATGAATACAACAAACCTTATTTCAATTGAACAATTTTGTACACATTACAATGTGCCTGTTACTTTTATCACAGCGCTTCATGAGTATGAACTTGTAGAGATCACAATTGCTGATAGTGAAAATTACCTCCAAACAAATCAACTTAATGACGTCGAAAAAATGATACGCCTACATTACGAACTCGATATAAATTTAGAAGGAATTGATGCCATCTATAACTTATTGAAGCAAGTAGAAAATCTTAAATCTCAAATTAGAACACTAAAAAACAAATTAAATTCTTACGAAGATTTATAA
- a CDS encoding PAS domain S-box protein: protein MFQQNQDIFKVLLGAVSEGVIIVDEHQNIVETNDSANQMFGYSKGELIKKSLNILIPRNYHAGHGAHFNGFMKQKERRQMGQGRDLFGAHKDGSIFPVEAGLNPFSIYGKDYIMALVIDISERKYMEQERNHLASIFQESLNEIYVFDAKTLKFINANYGAQKNIGYNLEELTTMTPIDIKPNYTESQFKKELELLNEANIEKIEFETLHQRKSGSTYPVNVHLQRSKLGDRDVFLAIILDITEQKNYTEKLEKTVEIRTEELKMALATEKELNELKTKFLSMVSHEFKTPLSGILTSTMLLNKYKLTEQQEKREKHVNTITDKVQYLNTILNDFLSVEKLEKGKINYKFTSFKLSKVLNEVIYNANMILKDGQQINYPENIDDISLFQDEKILELSLSNLIYNAIKYSSENTIINITISQNKNTTVFKVKDNGIGIPEKDQKNIFNRYFRAENALLMQGTGIGLNIVKDHLENLNGTISFKSVEHHGSTFIIELPNKVVL from the coding sequence ATGTTTCAGCAAAATCAAGATATCTTTAAAGTACTTTTAGGTGCTGTATCGGAAGGTGTCATTATAGTTGATGAGCATCAAAATATTGTAGAAACCAACGATTCTGCAAACCAAATGTTTGGGTACTCTAAGGGAGAACTCATAAAAAAATCACTAAACATTTTAATTCCACGAAACTATCACGCTGGTCATGGGGCTCACTTTAATGGTTTTATGAAACAGAAAGAGCGTAGACAAATGGGGCAAGGACGTGATCTTTTTGGCGCTCATAAAGATGGAAGTATTTTTCCTGTAGAAGCTGGATTAAACCCCTTTTCCATCTATGGAAAGGACTATATTATGGCCTTAGTTATAGATATTAGTGAGCGTAAATATATGGAGCAAGAACGCAATCATTTAGCCAGCATTTTTCAGGAATCGCTAAATGAGATTTATGTATTTGATGCTAAAACTCTAAAATTTATAAATGCCAATTATGGGGCACAAAAAAATATAGGTTACAATTTAGAGGAACTTACCACTATGACACCAATAGATATAAAACCCAACTATACAGAATCACAGTTCAAAAAAGAATTAGAACTACTCAATGAAGCTAATATTGAAAAAATTGAATTTGAAACATTACATCAACGTAAATCAGGAAGTACTTATCCTGTTAATGTACATTTACAACGTTCAAAATTAGGTGATAGAGATGTATTCTTGGCTATTATTTTAGATATAACAGAGCAAAAAAATTATACTGAAAAATTAGAAAAAACGGTTGAGATACGCACTGAAGAACTTAAAATGGCACTAGCTACAGAAAAGGAATTGAACGAATTGAAAACAAAATTCTTATCTATGGTATCACATGAATTTAAAACACCTTTAAGTGGGATTTTAACTTCAACTATGTTATTGAATAAATACAAATTAACTGAACAACAAGAAAAACGAGAGAAACATGTAAATACCATTACAGACAAAGTACAGTATCTCAATACCATCTTGAATGATTTTCTTTCCGTTGAAAAATTAGAAAAAGGTAAAATCAATTATAAATTCACCTCATTTAAATTAAGTAAGGTTTTAAATGAAGTCATTTATAATGCAAATATGATATTAAAAGACGGACAGCAGATCAATTATCCTGAAAATATTGACGACATCTCATTATTCCAAGACGAAAAAATTCTAGAATTATCCCTATCAAATTTAATATATAATGCTATAAAATATTCATCAGAAAACACTATTATAAACATTACTATTTCACAAAATAAAAACACGACTGTTTTTAAAGTCAAAGATAACGGCATTGGCATTCCTGAGAAAGACCAAAAGAATATATTCAATCGTTATTTTAGAGCAGAAAATGCATTGCTCATGCAAGGTACTGGAATTGGTTTAAATATCGTCAAAGATCATTTAGAAAACTTAAACGGCACCATTTCATTTAAAAGTGTTGAACACCATGGTTCGACTTTCATTATAGAACTACCAAACAAAGTTGTGTTATGA
- a CDS encoding CDP-alcohol phosphatidyltransferase family protein yields the protein MLTFKHYNIADWFSFYRIFAAPFLIILIWLDYRLVFTWLLLVSYCTDAIDGYLARKLKITSPRGSQLDSFGDQITLIVGLIGLFYFETAFIKTNLMLILITFVPYIIQMFIAYFKYGKATAFHTYMAKLSAVFQSIFILWSLFLSPEYRLFYIMIVVGLLETFEEITLIFMYDNWASDVKGIYWAFRDKRRHKKPVE from the coding sequence ATGCTTACATTCAAACATTACAATATAGCAGACTGGTTTTCATTTTATCGCATTTTTGCCGCACCATTTTTAATAATTTTAATTTGGTTAGACTATCGATTAGTTTTCACTTGGCTGCTACTTGTTAGTTATTGTACAGATGCTATAGACGGGTACTTGGCGCGCAAACTTAAAATAACAAGTCCAAGAGGTTCTCAGTTGGATTCTTTTGGTGATCAAATCACTTTAATAGTTGGACTCATCGGTTTATTTTATTTTGAAACAGCGTTTATCAAAACTAATCTGATGTTAATCCTTATTACATTTGTGCCTTATATAATTCAAATGTTTATAGCATATTTTAAATATGGAAAAGCTACGGCATTCCATACATATATGGCTAAACTATCTGCTGTGTTTCAAAGTATATTTATTTTATGGTCGTTATTTTTATCACCAGAGTATCGTTTATTTTACATTATGATTGTTGTTGGATTATTGGAAACTTTTGAAGAAATCACCCTTATTTTTATGTATGATAATTGGGCTTCGGATGTAAAAGGAATTTATTGGGCTTTTAGAGATAAAAGACGCCATAAAAAGCCTGTAGAATGA